In one window of Rhodanobacter sp. FDAARGOS 1247 DNA:
- the kduD gene encoding 2-dehydro-3-deoxy-D-gluconate 5-dehydrogenase KduD translates to MTNPFSLEGKVALVTGANTGLGQAVALALAAAGADIAAAGTTPADETGEQVRALGRRFVNIDANLSTIEPVARVIEQTLAGLGRLDILVNNAGLIRRADAVDFSEKDWDDVMNVNLKTAFFLCQAAGKHFIAHGGGKIINIASMLSFQGGVRVPSYTASKSGIAGITRLLANEWADKGVNINAIAPGYMVTNNTAQLRADENRNKAILGRIPAGRWGKPEDLGGAAVFLASSAADYVNGALIPVDGGWLAR, encoded by the coding sequence ATGACGAATCCATTCAGTCTCGAAGGCAAGGTCGCCCTGGTCACCGGTGCCAACACCGGCCTGGGTCAGGCGGTTGCACTGGCGCTGGCCGCTGCTGGCGCCGACATTGCCGCCGCCGGCACCACGCCGGCCGACGAAACCGGCGAGCAGGTGCGGGCGCTGGGGCGCCGCTTCGTCAACATCGATGCCAACCTGAGCACCATCGAGCCGGTCGCCCGGGTGATCGAGCAGACCCTCGCCGGACTGGGTCGGCTGGACATCCTGGTCAACAACGCCGGCCTGATCCGGCGCGCCGATGCGGTGGACTTCAGCGAGAAGGACTGGGACGACGTGATGAACGTCAACCTCAAGACTGCCTTCTTCCTGTGCCAGGCCGCCGGCAAACACTTCATTGCCCATGGCGGTGGCAAGATCATCAACATCGCCTCGATGCTGTCGTTCCAGGGCGGCGTGCGGGTGCCTTCCTACACCGCCTCCAAGAGTGGCATCGCCGGCATCACCCGCCTGCTGGCCAACGAATGGGCCGACAAGGGCGTGAACATCAATGCCATCGCCCCCGGCTACATGGTCACCAACAACACCGCCCAGTTGCGCGCCGACGAGAACCGCAACAAGGCCATCCTCGGGCGCATCCCGGCCGGACGCTGGGGCAAGCCGGAGGATCTGGGCGGCGCCGCCGTGTTCCTGGCCTCCAGCGCCGCCGACTACGTCAACGGCGCGCTGATCCCGGTGGATGGCGGCTGGCTGGCCCGCTGA
- a CDS encoding LacI family DNA-binding transcriptional regulator, with translation MSKKADSKTVTINDIARLSGVSKKTVSRIINNSPLVRKDTRDKVEALMREVGYAPDPMARGLAFRRSFLIGMVYDNPTAQYVVDMQYGALDALRGSSFELVVHPCDSRNPDYIEGVRRFAQQHKLHGVILVPRASEDQALVEMLKDIDCRYVRIAAVPMDESSQMVITHDRDGAAEAADYLLSLGHTDIALITGPVAYRSTLERTTGFVDALRKRGITVPDERIVEAGYTFESGLAAAEKLLLGDRRPSAIFTGNDEMAAGVYKVALRVGISIPRELSVIGYDDSSLASRLSPSLTSVRRNTRDTGRTAAAMLIQPDGQGPLTSASVRPHLVVRDSCQPPEH, from the coding sequence TTGAGCAAGAAGGCCGATTCCAAAACCGTGACGATCAACGACATCGCGCGGCTGTCTGGCGTCTCCAAGAAAACCGTGTCGCGCATCATCAACAACTCGCCGCTGGTGCGCAAAGACACCCGCGACAAGGTCGAGGCATTGATGCGCGAGGTGGGCTACGCGCCCGACCCGATGGCGCGCGGCCTGGCGTTTCGGCGCTCGTTTCTGATCGGCATGGTCTACGACAACCCCACCGCCCAATACGTGGTGGACATGCAGTACGGCGCACTCGACGCGCTGCGCGGCTCCAGTTTCGAACTGGTGGTGCACCCGTGCGACTCCCGCAACCCGGATTACATCGAGGGCGTGCGCCGGTTTGCGCAACAGCACAAGCTGCATGGCGTGATCCTGGTGCCGCGCGCCTCCGAAGACCAGGCCCTGGTCGAGATGCTCAAGGACATCGATTGCCGTTACGTGCGGATCGCCGCGGTGCCCATGGACGAAAGCTCGCAGATGGTGATCACCCATGATCGCGACGGTGCGGCCGAGGCGGCGGACTATCTGCTGTCGCTGGGTCACACCGACATCGCCCTGATCACCGGCCCGGTGGCCTACCGCTCGACGCTGGAACGCACCACCGGTTTCGTCGACGCACTGCGCAAGCGCGGCATCACCGTGCCGGACGAGCGCATTGTCGAAGCCGGCTACACCTTCGAGTCGGGCCTGGCCGCAGCCGAAAAACTGCTGCTGGGCGATCGCCGCCCCAGCGCCATCTTCACCGGCAACGACGAAATGGCCGCGGGCGTCTACAAGGTGGCCTTGCGCGTGGGCATCAGCATTCCGCGCGAACTGTCGGTGATCGGCTACGACGACAGCTCGCTGGCCTCACGCTTGTCACCCTCGCTGACCTCGGTTCGTCGCAACACGCGTGACACCGGGCGTACAGCGGCCGCCATGCTGATCCAGCCTGACGGCCAGGGTCCGCTGACCTCTGCCAGCGTGAGGCCCCATCTGGTCGTGCGCGATTCCTGCCAACCCCCCGAGCACTGA